One Cryobacterium psychrophilum DNA segment encodes these proteins:
- a CDS encoding kynureninase produces MTSQYDPTSGIDPHLTFARRMDRIDGLAHYRPRFIGTDALPDDANPLAYLDGNSLGRPTKASAERIAEFITHAWGERLIRGWDESWMELPLRIGDDLGRSGIGAAPGQTFVGDSTTVLLYKLARAAVDSRPGRTEIVLDSDNFPTDRYVLEGIAAERGLSLRWIVSSTEGGVTPEQVRDAVGPRTALVVLSHVAYRSGYIADMRSITTIAHEHDALVMWDLSHSTGSIPVELDLCDVDLAVGCSYKYLNGGPGSPAFGYVRADLQDVLVQPIQGWMGTNDVFAMGPEYVPATGIRRFMSGTPAIVAMLAMQDTIGMIEEAGIEQVRAKSVALTEFTITLVDEWLAPMGVTVASPRESSHRGGHVTINHPAMRQVTTTLWAHDVIPDFRSPSGLRIGLSPLSTSFVETYDGLAAIRDVLRGVLLGQSGLTT; encoded by the coding sequence ATGACCTCGCAGTATGACCCGACATCCGGCATCGATCCACATCTCACGTTCGCGCGCCGCATGGACCGCATCGACGGGCTCGCGCACTACCGACCGCGCTTCATCGGAACGGATGCCCTCCCGGACGACGCCAACCCGCTGGCCTATCTCGATGGCAATTCCCTCGGCCGGCCCACGAAGGCCAGCGCCGAACGCATTGCCGAGTTCATCACGCACGCGTGGGGAGAGCGACTCATTCGCGGCTGGGATGAATCATGGATGGAGCTGCCGCTGCGCATCGGCGACGACCTCGGCCGCTCCGGGATCGGCGCGGCACCCGGCCAGACCTTCGTGGGCGACTCGACGACGGTGCTGCTGTACAAGCTCGCGCGCGCCGCGGTCGATTCCCGCCCCGGGCGCACGGAAATCGTGCTCGACTCCGACAACTTCCCCACCGACCGGTACGTGCTCGAGGGCATCGCCGCCGAGCGCGGGCTGAGCCTGCGCTGGATCGTGTCCTCGACCGAGGGCGGCGTCACGCCCGAGCAGGTCCGCGACGCCGTGGGTCCGCGCACCGCCCTCGTGGTGCTGAGCCACGTGGCCTACCGCTCCGGGTACATCGCCGACATGCGCTCGATCACCACGATCGCGCACGAGCACGATGCCCTCGTTATGTGGGATCTCTCTCATTCCACCGGCTCCATTCCGGTGGAACTCGACCTCTGCGACGTCGACCTCGCCGTGGGTTGCTCGTACAAGTACCTCAACGGCGGCCCGGGGTCTCCCGCCTTCGGCTACGTGCGCGCCGACCTTCAGGACGTACTCGTGCAGCCGATCCAGGGCTGGATGGGCACCAACGACGTCTTTGCGATGGGACCAGAGTACGTGCCGGCCACGGGCATCCGTCGTTTCATGAGCGGCACGCCGGCCATTGTGGCCATGCTCGCCATGCAGGACACGATCGGCATGATCGAGGAGGCCGGCATCGAACAGGTGCGCGCCAAGTCGGTGGCGCTCACCGAATTCACGATCACCCTGGTGGACGAATGGCTCGCCCCCATGGGCGTCACCGTGGCTTCGCCGCGCGAAAGTTCGCACCGCGGCGGTCACGTCACGATCAACCACCCGGCCATGCGGCAGGTCACCACGACCCTCTGGGCACACGACGTCATCCCGGATTTCCGCAGCCCGAGCGGCCTCCGCATCGGCCTGTCGCCACTCAGCACGAGCTTCGTCGAGACCTACGATGGTCTTGCCGCGATTCGCGACGTGCTGCGGGGCGTGCTGCTCGGCCAGAGCGGGCTGACGACGTAG
- the purS gene encoding phosphoribosylformylglycinamidine synthase subunit PurS, which translates to MPTIVVEVMPKAELLDPQGKAVAGALGRLGQTQFSDVRVGKRFEITIDGPADAAALAAVAELADTVLSNSVIEDVVGIHVVEPAN; encoded by the coding sequence GTGCCCACAATTGTTGTAGAAGTTATGCCCAAGGCCGAGCTGCTTGACCCCCAGGGCAAGGCCGTCGCCGGCGCCCTCGGTCGCCTCGGTCAGACCCAGTTTTCCGACGTGCGCGTCGGCAAACGTTTTGAGATCACGATTGACGGCCCAGCGGATGCCGCGGCCCTCGCGGCCGTCGCCGAGCTCGCAGACACCGTGCTCTCCAACTCCGTGATCGAGGATGTCGTCGGCATCCACGTCGTCGAACCGGCCAACTAG
- the purQ gene encoding phosphoribosylformylglycinamidine synthase subunit PurQ — protein sequence MRIGVVTFPGSLDDRDAQRAIRLAGAEPVALWHGDHDLHGVDALVLPGGFSYGDYLRCGAIASLSPIMTEVIEAAGKGMPVLGICNGFQMLAEAHLLDGGLIRNEGGRFICRDQLLRVENTATDWTGGFQTGQEITIPLKNGEGAFIASAETLERLEGDGQVAFRYLGVNPNGSLNDIAGVTNARGNVVGLMPHPEHAVEAGFGPDTTDAMRSGVDGLTFFTSVIERALVNA from the coding sequence GTGCGCATCGGCGTCGTCACGTTCCCCGGTTCGCTCGACGATCGTGACGCACAGCGCGCGATTCGCCTCGCCGGCGCGGAGCCCGTTGCCCTGTGGCACGGCGACCACGACCTGCACGGCGTCGACGCGCTCGTTCTTCCCGGTGGCTTCAGCTACGGGGACTACCTGCGCTGCGGCGCCATCGCGAGCCTGTCGCCGATCATGACCGAGGTCATCGAAGCCGCGGGCAAGGGCATGCCGGTTCTCGGCATCTGCAACGGCTTCCAGATGCTCGCCGAGGCGCACCTGCTCGACGGCGGCCTCATTCGCAACGAGGGCGGTCGGTTCATCTGCCGTGACCAGCTGTTGCGCGTTGAGAACACGGCGACCGACTGGACCGGAGGCTTCCAGACCGGCCAGGAGATCACGATTCCGCTCAAGAACGGTGAGGGCGCATTCATCGCGTCGGCCGAGACGCTGGAGCGCCTCGAAGGTGACGGCCAGGTGGCGTTCCGCTACCTCGGCGTCAACCCGAACGGCTCGCTCAACGATATTGCCGGCGTCACGAACGCCCGCGGCAACGTCGTGGGCCTCATGCCGCACCCCGAGCACGCGGTCGAGGCCGGTTTCGGCCCCGACACCACCGATGCCATGCGCAGCGGCGTTGACGGGCTCACCTTCTTCACCTCCGTGATCGAACGGGCGCTCGTCAACGCCTAA
- the panD gene encoding aspartate 1-decarboxylase, whose translation MLRTMFTAKIHRATVTHADVNYVGSVTIDRDLLTAADVLPGEKVAIVDVTNGARLETYVIEGEPGSGVLGINGAAAHLIVPGDVVIVIAYGLMGDAEARAHEPRVVHVDADNRVVMVGSSPAVAVTAGLDAPPFARA comes from the coding sequence GTGCTCCGAACGATGTTCACCGCCAAGATCCACCGCGCCACCGTCACCCATGCCGACGTGAACTATGTCGGCTCGGTGACGATCGACCGTGACCTGCTCACGGCTGCCGACGTGCTACCGGGAGAAAAGGTGGCCATCGTCGACGTGACGAACGGCGCCCGGCTCGAGACCTACGTGATCGAGGGCGAGCCGGGCAGCGGGGTGCTCGGCATCAACGGTGCCGCGGCGCACCTCATCGTTCCCGGTGACGTGGTCATCGTGATCGCTTACGGACTGATGGGCGACGCCGAGGCGCGCGCCCACGAGCCGCGAGTCGTACACGTTGACGCCGACAACCGCGTCGTAATGGTGGGCAGCAGCCCGGCGGTGGCTGTGACCGCGGGCCTCGACGCGCCGCCCTTCGCCCGCGCCTGA